A section of the Mangifera indica cultivar Alphonso chromosome 12, CATAS_Mindica_2.1, whole genome shotgun sequence genome encodes:
- the LOC123192418 gene encoding protein LATERAL ROOT PRIMORDIUM 1, which yields MMVNSGNAQFPLPTAVTPTTSTTLPSTTVSNAKQWPPPPPPPLFSHHPTFPPDHASSALLGLHNILLITPSSSCHHHHHHHHIHEQPPPFSASPGEPSFWSSLKKRHDSATNENNKAHDAQDDNDNEEEDDHENQNFMKVCKDCGNRAKKECSFSRCRTCCKSRGYDCATHVRSTWIPASKRRDKKLAMDGRSSASASSSSGAKRSRIPVPALSSDNLTTTTSSDFHLPTLCFTGSVPQDASFKKALPGQVKAPAVFRCISVTSISDGEDNEVGYVGRVNISGHVFKGFLYDQGVCNEKNLFPCISSKTHNMEANSSAKNRDSSSSPIVDPSSTFAASAT from the exons ATGATGGTGAATTCAGGTAATGCGCAATTTCCACTACCAACTGCGGTCACCCCAACTACTTCCACTACTCTACCTTCCACCACCGTCAGCAACGCCAAGCAATggcctcctcctcctcctcctcctctctTCTCCCACCACCCCACATTTCCTCCCGACCACGCCTCTTCTGCCTTGCTTGGCCTCCACAACATCCTCCTCATCACCCCCTCCTCCTcctgccaccaccaccaccaccaccatcacaTTCATGAACAGCCACCACCCTTCTCTGCCTCCCCTGGCGAGCCCAGCTTCTGGAGTTCCCTCAAGAAACGTCATGATTCCGCCACTAATGAAAACAACAAAGCTCATGATGCTCAAGATGATAATGATaacgaagaagaagatgatcaTGAAAACCAAAACTTCATGAAAGTTTGCAAAGATTGCGGCAACAGGGCCAAGAAAGAGTGCAGTTTTAGCCGGTGTAGGACTTGCTGCAAGAGCCGCGGTTATGACTGCGCTACTCACGTGAGGAGCACTTGGATCCCAGCTTCAAAACGCAGAGACAAGAAGCTCGCTATGGACGGCAGGTCTTCAGCTTCTgcgtcttcttcttctggtGCTAAAAGGTCAAGAATTCCTGTTCCAGCTTTGTCTTCTGACAAtctcaccaccaccacctcttCTGATTTTCATCTCCCCACTCTTTGTTTCACCGGCTCTGTCCCCCAAG ATGCGAGCTTCAAGAAGGCATTACCGGGGCAAGTGAAGGCCCCGGCCGTTTTCAGGTGCATAAGTGTGACTTCCATTAGTGATGGAGAAGATAATGAGGTTGGATATGTGGGTAGAGTGAACATCAGTGGCCATGTTTTTAAGGGGTTTCTTTATGACCAAGGAGTTTGTAATGAGAAGAATTTGTTCCCTTGCATTTCATCAAAAACGCATAATATGGAAGCTAATTCTAGTGCAAAAAATAGGGACTCTTCTTCTTCCCCAATTGTTGATCCTTCTAGTACTTTTGCAGCCTCTGCCACTTGA
- the LOC123193049 gene encoding protein YIPF5 homolog produces MAKEFSVPPVIFPSGGNPSTTTRVPTAPFQPNRPAASSAIPFMSFDIGTSAPAYTGSISTSSSSGPTSFEDEEPLLDELGIHPDQIWKKTRSILNPFRVNPNVHKDSDLSGPIVLYLAFGLFQLLAGKLQFGVILGWIVVSSIFLYVVFNMLAGRSGNLDLHTCTSVVGYCMLPVVMLAAVSLFLPQGAVVRFAVAGFFVLWAMRVSTNLMVSLADGGEEHRGLIAYACFLIYCLFSLLVIF; encoded by the coding sequence ATGGCCAAGGAGTTCTCCGTCCCACCGGTGATCTTTCCCTCTGGTGGCAATCCCTCCACCACCACTCGCGTCCCCACGGCGCCGTTTCAACCCAACCGCCCCGCCGCCAGCTCCGCCATCCCCTTCATGTCTTTCGACATTGGAACTTCTGCCCCGGCCTACACTGGCTCCATCTCCACGTCATCATCTTCTGGACCCACTTCCTTTGAGGACGAAGAACCCCTCCTCGACGAACTCGGCATCCACCCGGATCAAATCTGGAAAAAAACCAGATCAATCCTGAACCCTTTCCGGGTCAACCCGAATGTTCACAAAGATTCGGATCTTTCTGGACCGATTGTTCTTTACCTAGCTTTTGGACTCTTTCAACTCCTCGCTGGCAAGCTCCAATTTGGAGTGATTCTCGGCTGGATCGTCGTGTCGTCGATCTTTTTGTACGTGGTTTTTAATATGTTAGCGGGTCGGAGCGGGAATCTGGATCTGCACACTTGTACCAGCGTAGTTGGCTACTGTATGTTGCCGGTCGTGATGTTGGCGGCGGTGTCGTTGTTCTTGCCTCAGGGCGCAGTGGTTCGGTTCGCCGTGGCGGGGTTTTTCGTGTTGTGGGCGATGAGAGTTTCGACGAATTTGATGGTTTCGCTTGCTGATGGAGGCGAGGAGCATCGTGGATTGATTGCGTATGCTTGTTTCTTGATCTATTGTTTGTTTTCGCTTCTTgttatattttga
- the LOC123193050 gene encoding uncharacterized protein LOC123193050, whose protein sequence is MNISFNAALSFCHFPNFSKYPSPSFSLSTRFRVVCRGGFHAPYAASELKLALHDALDSSGIDTTYAREAREGFCSQINKLSNIERETSISINRCVDLGKTALHIAAEDDSLISHSSVPLPVDAFIERLDDLSMGYCPHYNSSLNSSRENFLDSIERYLFDKKGFRRTTVSNQIDPRALYLHSVLTHRSGSAVMLSLIYSEILKMLRLWGLVDFDVEIAFPLDLHGLPRGYQKQKSKESDQPHIMTVQLLLEKILRNLKSAFWPFQHDFSQSLFLRAAHAANCIEQLNSEYSGLQHASAKSAKHRLERGVWTTVCFGDMRRALAACERLILLEMDVNELRDYSILLYHCGLYEQALEYLKLYQEAKSSSLQKPPSNPTSALEDDAVEKLMVRLKLISMEQGLSKLSCIKTFISNNSEPW, encoded by the exons ATGAATATTTCGTTTAACGCTGCACTGTCGTTTTGtcattttccaaatttctcCAAATATCCTTCGCCGTCGTTCTCCTTGTCGACGCGTTTCCGAGTAGTGTGCCGTGGTGGATTCCATGCGCCGTATGCCGCGAGTGAGCTGAAGTTGGCGTTGCACGACGCTTTGGATTCCTCTGGAATCGATACAACCTATGCTAGA GAGGCTAGAGAGGGATTTTGCTCTCAGATCAATAAATTATCCAATATTGAAAGGGAGACCAGTATTAGCATTAATAGATGTGTTGATTTGGGTAAAACGGCTCTTCATATAGCAGCAGAGGATGACTCCCTAATATCACATTCATCAGTTCCTCTCCCTGTAGATGCTTTCATCGAGCGATTGGATGATCTTTCCATGGGATATTGCCCTCATTATAACTCATCTTTGAATTCATCACGAGAAAATTTTTTGGATAGCATAGAGAgatatttgtttgataaaaag GGTTTCCGGAGAACCACTGTGAGTAATCAAATAGATCCAAGGGCACTATATCTTCACTCA GTTTTAACACATCGCTCGGGCTCTGCTGTTATGCTGTCGCTTATATActcagaaatcttgaaaatgcTTCGCTTATGGGGCCTTGTAGATTTTGATGTGGAGATAGCATTCCCTCTTGATCTTCATGGACTTCCTAGGGGATATCAGAAGCAGAAGAGCAAGGAATCTGATCAGCCACACATTATGACTGTGCAATTATTGTTGGAGAAG ATTTTGAGGAATTTAAAGAGTGCTTTCTGGCCATTTCAACATGATTTCTCCCAGAGTTTATTCTTAAGGGCAGCACATGCTGCTAACTGCATTGAACAATTAAACAGTGAATACAG TGGCTTACAGCATGCATCAGCAAAGTCTGCTAAACACAGGTTAGAGCGTGGTGTTTGGACTACTGTATGCTTTGGGGATATGAGACGTGCATTAGCTG CATGCGAGCGTCTTATTCTCTTAGAAATGGATGTCAATGAGTTAAGAGATTACAGCATTCTTCTCTATCATTGTGGACTTTATGAGCAAGCTCTGGAATATCTCAAGTTGTATCAGGAAGCAAAG AGCTCTTCACTACAAAAGCCACCATCCAATCCAACTAGCGCCTTGGAGGATGATGCCGTGGAGAAATTGATGGTACGCCTCAAGCTCATTTCAATGGAGCAAGGCTTGAGCAAGCTCTCATGCATCAAAACATTTATCAGTAATAACTCTGAACCATGGTAG